Below is a genomic region from Deltaproteobacteria bacterium.
CTTGAGCTTCATCGCAACCTGATACATCACTATCAGGGCCGCGATTCCGGAGACAACGGCCGAGAATATGAAGATGATGGGCATCAGGGGTGTGGACCACCAGGGATTGGACTTGAGCGCCCCGAAAAGGAATCCGACATACCCGTGGAGCAGGAAAGCAGCGGGAATACCGATGGCCGCCAGGAACTTGACCGCCCTCCTGTCTATCTGCTGGGCCTCCTCCGAAATATCGTAGACCCCAAGAGCCAGGAGCTTATAGATCCACTGTTTCAGGCCACGGGACCTTCTTGCATAGGTTACGATATCCTTCCGGTACACCAGCCAGACCTCGAACAGGAGAATGATCATGTATCCACCGTAAAAATAACCGAATCCGGCCATGGCGGAGGTGAAGTTCGGGGTTATCATGACATTAATTCCCCGTAGCGGATGGCCCAGGTGGAGCAGAAGGGGCCATGTCGCCACGAGCAGAAATGCCAGGGAAGCTATGAGGGCAAACCGGGCAATGGGCTTGAGGGATTCAAACTCGAATACGTGGTAGAGGGAAGACACGATGAAGGCGCCTGCCACCAGCCCTGTGACATAGGGATAAAGGACGATCATCAACGACCAAAGGATGTGAAGGTCGTTGGGAAATACGTAGCCTAGTACCTCATGCATCAGCGGACCTCCTTGTCTAGTCCGATATAGTAGCATTTCGGTTTGGTCAACATCTGCGGCTGGAGAACACCGATCCTTTCAGTGTCAATGATATGCCTCACAGGATCATAGGGGTCCTTGACATCACCGAACATCCTGGTCCCGGTGGGACAGGCCTGGACGCAGGCCGGTCTCAACCCCCTGGAAATACGGTGATAACACCAGGTGCATTTGTCAGCCGTTTTAGTTCTGGGGTTAAGGAATCGGCTGGCATAGGGACAGGCCTGAACGCAGTAGCCACACCCCATGCACCGTTCGCCATCCACGAGAACCAACCCGTCGGGGGAGAGGTAGGTCGCACTGAAGGGACAGACCTGAACGCATGGGGTCTGGGCGCAGTGATTGCACATTTTGGGAACGTAATAGGCCTTGGACACGCCCTCGGTTCCAGCGGTGCTGGAGGGGAACCCGTAAAGGCCTCCATCGGGGGAATCAATCTCGACCGGCCGGTCGCGACCCTTCTGGTAACGCTCCACCCAGGTCCGGTAGAACTCGTCGGGCACATCATTTTCCTTCTTGCACGCCCTGACGCAGGACCCGCAGCCGATACACTTTTTCAGATCTATGACGTAGGAGAATAAATGAGCAAACGGATCATACCCATCGGGAAAGCCCCCAGGCTGCATATCCGTCGCCGCCGATGCAGCTTTAAGTTTCCCCGGAGCAAAGAGGGAAATGACGGACGACGTGGCCCCGACAATGGTAACACCGATCGCCGCCCGCAAGAAACTTCGTCTACTCAGATCTTTCATGCCGACTCCTCGCTAATTGGATTCGCTGATAAACCCTGCCGGTCCTATATCTTGGGGTCATGAGGATCATGACATTCCATACACACGTTGGGACCAGGTTCGACGCCCATCTCCTTAAGGTGCTGGACCACCTCAACTGTTGGAAAACCCTTGGGTTTTGCCGGCTGGGCATCGTGGCATTTGATGCACAGGTCCTGAGCGGAATGGATCTCCATTGGTGCGGTTCTTTTAAATTGGCTGGGATTTTTCATGAACGCCTCGATGCTGGGATAATCCACGTGAGTTCTCAATGGGCCGTGACATGTCTCGCAGTTGATGACCCGGTGAGGAGTCTTAGCGATATTCTTGACCCGCTCCGCATGACATGGAGCGCAGGACTCAGGTCCGATACCGTGATTGGGTACACGGACGTTCATCTGTTCGGCAAGGTTGGCCCCCCTGAAGTGGCCGTATTCCCCAAAGGTATCAGGCACCAGAAGCCCGCGGCCAAGCAGATATCCGAGGGAAAGTACGAGCAAGATAAGCACGGCCCGCCACAAATGTTTGCTGTGTTCCATTTTTCTGCCTTTCGCAACTGGGATTGATTGAGGTTATTCACCTGGGGGATGATTTTCATTCTCTCCATAGAGATCATCTGAAGAAAAAAGCCACTTCAGAAAACCCTCCCCGGCGAACCGGGTGGCGGAGGGAACCATAACAGGCTCTTCTTCAAGCCTTTCATCCGACAAAAGCCATCCGGCAAAACCGTGCCGGCCGAAACGGTTAACAGGGGGAACCACAGCAGGCTCTTCCTCAAGCCTTTCGTCCGACAAAAGCCATCCGGCAAAACCGTGCCGGCCGAAACGGTCAACAAGGGGAACCACAGCAGGCTCTTCCTCAAGCCTTTCGTCCGACAAGAGCCATCCGGCAAAACCGTGCCGGCCGAAACGGGCGGTGGGAGGAAGCATGGCAGGCTCTTCTTCAAGCCTTTCACCTGAAAAGATCCACCCGAGAAAGCTCCTCCGGCCGAAACGGCACTCACGTGGGAGGGCTTCCGCTTCGTAAGGGAGGGAATCCGGGGAAAGAACCCAGGAGACAAAACCGTGCCGGCCGAAAGGGGACCGCTTACGGGCGATGGGATTTTCCGTCTGAAGTTTCTCCGGTGAGAGTACCCATCGAATAAATTGAACTAATTTCATCGGGTTTAGGTTTAAACGTATCAAGGAATCGAAGGCTCCTTAAAGCTTGTTTAGCATACCCTTAGAACGACAGCGTTAATGTCTATACCCGTTTAAAACTGAGGTCAAGGGTCTTTTTGCGAACCCATGGTCGGGTGTATGTGTTCACAATCGCAGGTCGGCGATAATCCCAATGGGACCCTTGAAAATTCCGGAATGGACAAAGGGATGCGAAAGTTTTGGACACATGCGATCCGGTCACAACTCGGCGCTTGTCACCGATCCACGGATGGCCGCTGATTCGCCGACCGTTGCGGCACCTCGGGCAAATCTCAGCCTGCCCGTGTAGATCGGGATCGCGACCTTCAGCATAAGGGTATAGAGAAGCGCTCCCGTCGCCCAGACCCCAAGGGAAACAAAGATCTCGGAATGGGTGGGAAAGTATTCGTAAATCTCACCCAGGGTCCCCGGGATGAAACCCGGCACCACCAGGCCCATTCCCTTTTCGATATATACGCCGATGATAACCAGCACGCACGCCATGTTAAGGGTCACCACATTATTCCTCGCCCTGGGGGAGAGGAAGAGGAAAAAGGCTATCAGGTTGAATATCAGGGCCGTCCAGAGCCACGGTACCAGTCCATGGTATCCGTGAAGGCCGAAATACAGGTATTGGAAAGGCGCCAGCTGAGCGGTGCCCGAATAGAACTCCTTGAACATCTCGGCACCGAAGAGGAAGAGGTTAAACCCCATGGCATAGGCGATCAGTTCGGCGATCTTTGAGATGGCACTGTCCTCGATCTCCAGATCGGAGATCTTCCGGAGAACCTGGAATATGATGATCATGAGCGCAGGTCCGGAGCAGAAGGCTGAAGCCAGGAAACGGGGCGCGAGGATGGACGCGTTCCAGAAGGAGCGTGCAGGCAGGCCGTTGTAGAGGAACGCCGTGACCGTATGGATACTTATGGCCCAGGGTATGGAGAGAATCACCAGGGGTTTCACGACGGCCATACTGTATTCCATGTTATGGGCGATGCGGTACATGACATAAAAAACAACTGCAATGTTTAAAACCAAATAGCCGTTCAGGACCAGTACATCCCACGCCAGGAGAGAGCTTGGAAAGTTCATTGTGCCGAAGAACGGAAAAAGATGCCAGACCCTGTCGGGACGGCCAAGATCGACCATGATGAACATGATGCACATGAAGATAGCAGCAATGGCCAACATCTCGCTGAAGAGCACGATCTCCTTGATGGGCTTGAAGTTGTAGATGTATGCCGGGATGACCAGGAGCACGGCCGCAGCGGCGACACCCACCAGAAACGTGAAGTTCGAAAGGTAGAACCCCCAGGAAACCTGATCGCGCATGGCCGTGACGATAAGCCCTCTTTTCAACTGAATGACGTAGGTGCTCCACCCCAGGAGCATGAAGAAACCGAGGATGCCGATCCAGATGTAATAGCCGCGGCTGCCCTTTACGATCTGCTTGAGGGCGATAAAGAAATGTTTTATTTGATCCATCATGACAATCGTCCCCTCGTTCTATGTGGCGAAGAAGTAGAAAAACTTTGGATACGTATTCAGATCCTCTTTGAGCCTGAAGATACGCTTATTTTCGATGCAGTAGCGAATCTCGCTCTTCGGATCCAGCATGTTTCCGAATTTCCTCGCCCCCACCGGGCAGATCTCCACGCAGGCCGGATAGCGGCCGGGTGTATTTCTTGTCCTCTGTATACAGAAGGTGCACTTCTCGACAATACCGTGATACCGG
It encodes:
- the nrfD gene encoding polysulfide reductase NrfD, with translation MHEVLGYVFPNDLHILWSLMIVLYPYVTGLVAGAFIVSSLYHVFEFESLKPIARFALIASLAFLLVATWPLLLHLGHPLRGINVMITPNFTSAMAGFGYFYGGYMIILLFEVWLVYRKDIVTYARRSRGLKQWIYKLLALGVYDISEEAQQIDRRAVKFLAAIGIPAAFLLHGYVGFLFGALKSNPWWSTPLMPIIFIFSAVVSGIAALIVMYQVAMKLKGLVIDRACIGTMVRWLWLFLIITASLEMLEIITLAYEKAEEWEIIRQLLTGPLALSYIGIQMIMGVLIPFILLMIIVLLDRNMGDKVANTLSFTAASLLLIQVFAMRWNVVIGGQMISKSLAGMRQAYRPELFGRESITTAIFIMIVPIVFIFVAEWLLPMFKFSEEQTRKLKETADYSKGYTE
- a CDS encoding 4Fe-4S dicluster domain-containing protein, producing MKDLSRRSFLRAAIGVTIVGATSSVISLFAPGKLKAASAATDMQPGGFPDGYDPFAHLFSYVIDLKKCIGCGSCVRACKKENDVPDEFYRTWVERYQKGRDRPVEIDSPDGGLYGFPSSTAGTEGVSKAYYVPKMCNHCAQTPCVQVCPFSATYLSPDGLVLVDGERCMGCGYCVQACPYASRFLNPRTKTADKCTWCYHRISRGLRPACVQACPTGTRMFGDVKDPYDPVRHIIDTERIGVLQPQMLTKPKCYYIGLDKEVR
- the nrfD gene encoding polysulfide reductase NrfD, which translates into the protein MMDQIKHFFIALKQIVKGSRGYYIWIGILGFFMLLGWSTYVIQLKRGLIVTAMRDQVSWGFYLSNFTFLVGVAAAAVLLVIPAYIYNFKPIKEIVLFSEMLAIAAIFMCIMFIMVDLGRPDRVWHLFPFFGTMNFPSSLLAWDVLVLNGYLVLNIAVVFYVMYRIAHNMEYSMAVVKPLVILSIPWAISIHTVTAFLYNGLPARSFWNASILAPRFLASAFCSGPALMIIIFQVLRKISDLEIEDSAISKIAELIAYAMGFNLFLFGAEMFKEFYSGTAQLAPFQYLYFGLHGYHGLVPWLWTALIFNLIAFFLFLSPRARNNVVTLNMACVLVIIGVYIEKGMGLVVPGFIPGTLGEIYEYFPTHSEIFVSLGVWATGALLYTLMLKVAIPIYTGRLRFARGAATVGESAAIRGSVTSAEL